From the genome of Capsicum annuum cultivar UCD-10X-F1 chromosome 4, UCD10Xv1.1, whole genome shotgun sequence:
ctaactactggCTACGACTCACCTACACGCTCTAGCCTTCTAACCTTGTTAGCGTCCTCCATACCTTCTTATCTAGGTCATGTCcccagtaagctgtaactgctccatgtcatgtctaatcacctcctttcagtatttcttcgatctacctctaccccgcctgaaACTATCCAAAGCTAGTCTcacacacctacgaactggggcatccgtgcacctcctcatcacatattcaaaacatctctgcctcactacccacatcttgtcctctaccgaggccactcccaccttctcctggaTAGTCTCATTCCCAACCCTATCTaccctagtaagtccacacatccaacgcaacatcctcatattcgccaccttcaatttttggatgtgggagttattcttgactggccaacattcAGCTTTATACAGTATGACCGAACGGACTGTCACtctataaaattttcctttaagcttgggtaacaccttcttatcacacaacactccctaGGCGAGactccacttcatccatcctgccccaatacgatgagAGACATtctcgtcaatctctccattcccctgaattaTAGACACAAgttacttaaaactatccctcttacaaacaaccCGGGAACCCAACCTCACTACCACGTcttcctcctgcctcaagtcattaacTTGCATTCTatatactccgtcttggtcctactcaacttGAACCCTTTGGACTTAcgagtttgtctccaaacctccaatttatcatttaCAACCTTCGCGTCTCATTAATCAAAattacatcatccgcaaatagcatacaccatgacacctctccttgaatacgccgccgcgtcaacacatccatcaccaacgcaaacgaAAACAGGCTAAGAGTCGacccctgatgcaaccctgtcaagacatGAAAATGCTCTGgatctcctcccgccgtcctcacccgagtcttcgttccatcatacatgtccttaatcaatATGATGTACGACACTGgaacccctctcacctccaagcatctccaaagaacctccctagggactttgttgtacgccttttccaggtcgatgaacatcatgtgtaagtccctcttcctttccctatactgctccacccaGATCCAAAATTTAATCTttataaattcaatttttatattagAGCTTGTTATTATGCTTTGATTAGTTATTCCGCCCTCAAAGTGGGATAAAAGAGACACCGTAATCCTTAGATAGCTAATCCAGGATAGGTTTCGCGCAATTTTATTCCAATCAAATATGATATAAACTCACTCTAAAATTTATTCCTTATCCCTTATAAGTCCTTAGTGCTCAACTTCTTATAACAATTGGATAACCGCTTTTGAGGATACTCAACTACTTGGTGCTCCTTGAAACACCCTCAATGACTTGTGAAGTATAATTTCTTCTGAACATGCCATGGTTGTAATGACACCTTCGATATGGTATGCTTCTGGTTGGTTTTGTTTCATTGCATCATCATATCAATATTTTGGGAACAATCATATtccattttctctttttgttcctTCTCCATTTATTTTAACCATTACTAGATCTTTCTGCTTTTGTTTTGAGGCAATTCAAGTTACTACCTTTTCATTATCCCAACATTCTCGTTTAACAATGGTTACGGACCTCTGTTGAGGGATCCTCCAATCTACATCTCATTCTGAAGTCTGAATGGTGACTATAGCAAGCATCATACTAAAGTCTATTCAGAGAAATAATGATACTTGTGATTGGAATAATAACAAGTACACCCATGCTTTAGTTTAAGGTCGTCTACTATAATCAGTTGGGCAGTAGCTACTGACTGCATATTTTGACAAGACAGAGAGTTTTTGCAGATTTCACACAATGTATAGCTTCAAGAAATTCAAACTCAATCACTTACAAGTCGAGGAGTTTTCTTGAGATATTCTCAATAGAGAGAGAAGCAGCAGACATGTCCTAAAATATTAGTGTTAACAATCAATCGGTTCCAACATGTACTAAAATTAATGAACCCCCTAATCAAACTGAGCTATGCCACCCCATATCCAATATTCAATATTCAATAGAAAGAATGCTAGTAACAATCTGAACTGAGAAACTTCTTGCCAAAAACTCTTTACAACAGTAATGTTTCTTCTGCTGGGATTGTTTGTCATCATCTCATATGTGCTCGTTCAGCTCTCGCAATCTATTGTAGCAGTACCAAACATTATTCTGAAATTAACACACAAATTCCATTAGATTATAAAagacataatatgaaaaaaaaaggaatataaatttttttagaaaaggaTCATGAAAACTTACAATTTGAAGAGGTCTATTTAAAAGCGGCAAGGCATTTATATGAATCCCCACTTGTTCTATAGTCAAATTTCTGTTTACTGCTAACAATGTTGCAGCTGCTGCTATTACAGATGGTCTATGATTTATTAACCTCCCACCTCTTAACAAAACAAGGCAAAACTTTAATTAATTACTCctaattaacaaaaaaatcagAAAACATGGGAAATTAATTACCTCGAAGAACACTCATGATGATTTCATCAATTCTCATTCTTGTTAAGTATCTGCTTGGAACATCTCTAGCAAATCTTGGTAGGAGAAACTGTATGAAATCAAAAGGAATAACATAATGCAAATCCCCATTGAATTCATAACGAATCCTCAACTCCATTTCCCTTATTTCATTCACATTAATGCCCAAGTTTCCTACTGGATAACGTGATAATGGTGGCACATTTTCTATACTTTCATCCATTGTTGCAGCCAATGATAAACATGCCACTGATAATATTCTCACTTCCTTGTAATCTTCaaactaaaatttttaaaaagaatcagaaaacaacacaatagaataaaaaaatatatatagtagtaCCATTTTCAGAGGAATCAAATATTTTCTTACATCTATTCTGTTAGCGGCAAGAAATCCGTCCACATATATCACTGATTTGTAAAGTGTCTGTGCACGTAATCCAAATTGTTGCCCTTTCtgtatcaaaattgaaaaagaattagtCTTTCTCACAGCGAGCTACGATAAATTTAGAGTAATTCCACAAGCTACGATAAATTTAGAGTAATTCCACAAGTAATTGCACAAGTGTTCCCCGTATACAtgtaaatttatgaaaataatgaaatgggGTTGTTGATTACTAACTGTGACAATGTAAAGGATTGCTCGATGACGAACTTCTTGCTCCCAAATTTCATCCATAATATCTGAATGTTGGTGATCATATGGTTCAGGATTTGCATGACCATTTAGTCCATCGTAGTTAGTTTCATGAAGAATTAGAAACTGTATGTGATCATCTCATTAGCGTCGTCATCGTCGTCATCATTGTCATCACCACCGCCATTTTCTTGTTGcacttcttgttcttcttcttcgtcACTTGACGAACTTtccatcccttttttttttttttttggtttctctttCGTTGCTGGTTCTTGTGATATTATGAATACGTGAGCTTTTTATACTACCAATATAATAACCGTTCTATATAATAATACTTATAGtaataactgaaaaataaaagaaaaagaaaaaagggaaagggCGGAAGGGTGATTTTAGTGAAATTTAGGAGTTAGTTTTGAGtcaaacttcttttttttttgttgcccAAGGTATCTCCACAGTCGCCAGCCGTAAGACTAATTTTCCGTTCCTCGGTTAGTGCATTTTACGGTAGGGAACTGACCACAGAATTTGCTCCATTCGTCAGAGGCGTGGATCGAATCCCCGACCTCTTGTTGACTGAGCTTGGAATAGAGAACACGGTGTGTGGGTGAGTGGGGTGGGTGGGTTGGGTTGGGTGGGTGgatttgggggtggggtggggattAGAGTATTTACAGTTTTTAGAGTTGAAcctattactatattttaaaagTCATGGATTTATATCAATTACAATAACATATTCAGTGTATTTACATAAAATAGGATCTGGAGGTAAAATTACGCAATTCATGTCACTGCctcataaataaagtaaaaaggttgtttccgatagactctcggctcaggacagataacaatataacaaacaaaaaaaatacaaaagaacacAACAAAATGAGATAACACTAcgctagataataaaggaaataagacAACTTAAatgtaatactataaactatatATTCGAAATCATAAATATCACTGAAATCAGTGGCGAAGCCACATTTACTCCAAGCGGTTCatctgaacccccttcgacggaaaattatactgtttttatactatgattaaaaatattttttatgcatatatagtagatgttgaactcccttcgactagttcgtatatATACTTCTGAACCTCCTCAATGAATATCCTGGCTCTGCCACTGTGCATGccaggggcggagctacccttA
Proteins encoded in this window:
- the LOC107869462 gene encoding cyclin-D5-1-like → MESSSSDEEEEQEVQQENGGGDDNDDDDDDANEMITYNIMDEIWEQEVRHRAILYIVTKGQQFGLRAQTLYKSVIYVDGFLAANRIDFEDYKEVRILSVACLSLAATMDESIENVPPLSRYPVGNLGINVNEIREMELRIRYEFNGDLHYVIPFDFIQFLLPRFARDVPSRYLTRMRIDEIIMSVLRGGRLINHRPSVIAAAATLLAVNRNLTIEQVGIHINALPLLNRPLQINNVWYCYNRLRELNEHI